The following are from one region of the Veillonella nakazawae genome:
- the cobA gene encoding uroporphyrinogen-III C-methyltransferase: MTGMVYLIGAGPGDVKLITVKGRECIEKADVIVYDYLADAHLLEWARPDAELIYAGKQCKDHTMHQWEINELLVQKGKEGKIVARLKGGDPLVFGRGGEEAMALGEAGVPFEFVPGVTSPIAAPAYAGIPVTQRAMATSFAVVTGHEDPTKAVSGIHWEGLATAVDTLCFVMGVGNLPTIAEKLIAHGRPASTPVALVRWGTKTVQEVLVSTLEHVVEDVEKAQLKAPAIIVVGDVVNLREKLQWFDNKPLFGKTIVVTRARSQASAFREKLAAQGANVVEAAAIKTSPLELFDEDRRIINNTKQYQCIVFTSGEGVRYFFDALYKEGKDTRALGNSKVAAIGCATARELQKYGIVPDIIPVDYKAESAVEALEEELKAGDSVLLIQPKVARDVIPRSLRHHDIDVDILRLYETTQDTSQQEALINALTAGTVDYITFTSSSTVTNTIQLLGDDALKLLGNTKIACIGPITAATAMSAGLKPAVISDVYTTDGLVNAIINDAKA, translated from the coding sequence ATGACAGGTATGGTATATCTAATCGGTGCAGGCCCTGGCGATGTTAAACTTATTACTGTAAAAGGTCGCGAATGCATTGAAAAAGCAGATGTAATTGTATATGACTATTTAGCAGATGCTCATTTACTTGAATGGGCACGCCCAGATGCAGAATTGATTTACGCTGGTAAACAATGTAAAGATCACACAATGCACCAATGGGAAATCAATGAGCTGTTAGTACAAAAAGGTAAAGAAGGCAAAATCGTAGCACGCTTAAAAGGCGGGGATCCACTCGTATTTGGTCGCGGTGGTGAAGAGGCTATGGCACTTGGTGAAGCTGGCGTACCATTTGAGTTTGTACCTGGTGTAACATCTCCAATCGCAGCTCCTGCTTATGCAGGTATTCCTGTAACACAACGCGCTATGGCTACATCCTTTGCGGTTGTAACAGGTCATGAGGATCCAACTAAAGCCGTATCTGGTATTCATTGGGAAGGCCTTGCTACAGCCGTTGATACACTTTGCTTTGTAATGGGTGTTGGCAATTTACCTACCATTGCAGAAAAATTGATTGCTCATGGACGCCCAGCTTCTACACCAGTAGCGCTTGTTCGTTGGGGTACAAAAACGGTTCAAGAAGTTCTCGTATCTACCCTTGAACATGTAGTAGAAGACGTAGAAAAGGCACAACTAAAAGCGCCAGCTATCATCGTAGTAGGAGATGTAGTTAACCTTCGTGAAAAATTACAATGGTTCGATAATAAACCGTTATTCGGCAAAACTATTGTAGTTACACGCGCTCGCTCCCAAGCTAGTGCATTCCGCGAAAAATTAGCAGCTCAAGGTGCTAATGTAGTGGAAGCGGCAGCGATTAAAACATCTCCATTGGAGTTATTTGATGAAGATCGTCGTATCATCAATAATACAAAACAATACCAATGCATCGTATTCACCTCTGGTGAAGGGGTACGTTACTTCTTCGATGCTCTTTATAAAGAGGGCAAGGACACTCGTGCATTAGGTAACTCTAAAGTAGCAGCTATCGGCTGTGCTACTGCTCGTGAACTTCAAAAATACGGCATCGTACCAGATATCATTCCTGTAGACTACAAGGCTGAATCTGCTGTAGAGGCTCTTGAAGAAGAACTCAAAGCAGGCGATTCTGTATTGCTCATCCAACCAAAAGTAGCTCGTGATGTAATTCCACGCTCTTTGCGTCATCACGATATAGATGTAGATATTTTGCGTTTATATGAAACGACACAAGACACATCTCAACAAGAAGCATTAATCAATGCATTAACTGCAGGTACTGTAGACTACATTACGTTTACAAGTTCCTCTACAGTAACTAATACAATCCAATTATTGGGTGATGATGCATTGAAACTATTAGGCAATACTAAGATTGCTTGCATCGGACCTATCACAGCTGCTACGGCTATGAGTGCAGGTCTTAAACCTGCTGTCATCAGTGATGTATATACAACCGATGGCTTAGTTAATGCTATTATAAATGATGCTAAGGCTTAA
- the proC gene encoding pyrroline-5-carboxylate reductase: MLGKTLCIGVGSMGGALLRGALQHGVLKASDTHILVRREEQCKALTEELGVVGFTTMPNVHEYNTILLAVKPQVLPSVLETLKEVPYGTVMISVAAGITLDTLDAAIPQANWFRAMPNTPASIGAGMTALAGDDVHTDLGRDVQALFEAVGEVAVVSEADLDRLGALSGAGPGYMFVILDALADAGVRIGLPRHLAIKAAAQTMYGAGKMALESGNHPAVLRDQVTSPGGTTIAGIGAMEKGGLRSALQDGVVACLARSNELGK; this comes from the coding sequence ATGTTAGGTAAAACCTTATGTATTGGCGTTGGCTCGATGGGGGGCGCTTTATTGCGCGGTGCATTACAGCATGGCGTGTTGAAAGCAAGTGATACGCACATTCTAGTACGTCGCGAAGAACAATGTAAGGCTCTTACAGAGGAGCTTGGTGTAGTAGGTTTTACGACTATGCCTAATGTGCATGAGTACAATACTATTCTCTTGGCTGTAAAACCACAAGTGTTACCATCTGTATTAGAGACGTTAAAAGAAGTACCTTATGGGACTGTTATGATTTCCGTTGCTGCAGGTATCACCTTAGATACTCTAGATGCAGCGATTCCGCAAGCTAACTGGTTTAGAGCTATGCCGAATACACCGGCTTCTATCGGTGCAGGTATGACGGCTCTTGCAGGGGATGATGTACATACAGACCTTGGTCGTGATGTTCAAGCCTTGTTTGAGGCTGTCGGCGAAGTGGCCGTGGTAAGCGAAGCTGATTTAGATCGCTTAGGTGCACTATCTGGTGCGGGCCCTGGTTATATGTTCGTCATTCTTGATGCGTTAGCTGATGCGGGCGTTCGCATCGGATTGCCTCGTCACTTGGCAATCAAGGCAGCGGCTCAAACGATGTACGGTGCAGGCAAGATGGCTCTTGAAAGTGGCAATCATCCAGCAGTATTACGAGATCAAGTAACAAGTCCAGGTGGCACGACCATTGCCGGTATTGGTGCCATGGAAAAAGGTGGACTTCGCAGTGCTCTCCAAGACGGCGTAGTAGCATGTCTTGCTCGGTCGAATGAATTGGGGAAATAA
- the hemA gene encoding glutamyl-tRNA reductase encodes MKLVVLGLNHRSAAVAVRERFSFDKDEVASALNRLYEFDCVAECVILSTCNRTEIYAALEGVEFPKEYMLAVLKDLKGADHIDEDAFFYYEGRDCIEHLFRVSASLDSLVLGEGQILSQLKGAYIQAYSAGCTGTIFNILFQRAISVGKKVRTNTGIANTPVSVSYTAVNLAEDSLDKPLSEATVLILGAGTMSELTATHLQAKGVKTIFVSNRTFTKAEALAERFNGKAVKLDHFVDYAKDADILITSTGAPHYIITEREAKKITSLRKGEPIVMIDIAVPRDIDPGVADMEGIYLFNIDSLESVVEENKAQREEEARRAEPIIHDAIEELLDKLSYLTVRPMMALLTEKAERIRRRELHRALAKLPDISDKERRIMDSMSRMIIRKMLREPMIHFNEIAGTEEEGLYWDLFKDMFNLEKEG; translated from the coding sequence ATGAAATTAGTGGTATTAGGTCTAAATCATAGAAGTGCTGCTGTTGCGGTGCGTGAACGTTTCTCGTTTGATAAGGACGAGGTCGCTTCAGCACTGAACCGCCTCTATGAATTCGACTGTGTAGCAGAATGCGTTATTTTGTCTACATGCAATAGAACTGAAATCTATGCGGCCTTAGAAGGTGTAGAGTTCCCTAAAGAATATATGTTGGCCGTGTTAAAGGATTTAAAAGGTGCCGACCACATCGATGAAGATGCGTTTTTCTATTATGAAGGACGAGATTGCATCGAGCATTTATTCCGCGTATCTGCAAGTCTTGATTCCCTTGTGCTGGGGGAAGGTCAAATTTTGAGCCAATTAAAAGGGGCTTATATTCAAGCTTATAGCGCAGGTTGCACAGGCACGATTTTCAATATTTTGTTCCAACGCGCTATCAGTGTTGGTAAAAAGGTTCGCACGAATACAGGTATTGCTAATACGCCAGTATCTGTGAGCTATACGGCTGTTAACCTCGCTGAGGATAGTTTAGATAAACCATTATCTGAGGCGACGGTACTCATCTTAGGTGCTGGTACAATGAGCGAGTTGACCGCAACGCACCTACAAGCAAAGGGCGTAAAAACGATTTTCGTATCTAATAGAACCTTTACCAAGGCAGAGGCTTTAGCTGAGCGATTTAATGGTAAAGCTGTTAAGCTAGATCACTTTGTAGATTACGCTAAAGATGCGGATATCCTCATTACATCTACAGGGGCGCCGCACTATATTATTACTGAGCGTGAAGCAAAGAAAATTACCTCCCTTCGCAAAGGTGAGCCAATCGTTATGATTGATATTGCGGTACCACGCGATATTGATCCCGGCGTAGCAGATATGGAAGGTATTTACCTATTTAATATCGACTCTCTTGAGAGTGTAGTTGAAGAAAATAAGGCACAGCGCGAAGAAGAAGCTCGTCGTGCAGAGCCGATCATTCACGATGCTATTGAAGAACTATTAGACAAATTGAGCTATTTGACGGTGCGCCCTATGATGGCATTGCTCACGGAAAAAGCAGAACGCATTCGCCGTCGTGAGTTACATCGCGCATTAGCGAAATTACCTGATATTTCAGATAAGGAGCGCCGCATTATGGACTCTATGAGTCGTATGATCATTCGCAAAATGTTGCGTGAACCGATGATTCACTTTAACGAAATCGCTGGTACAGAGGAAGAAGGTTTGTACTGGGATTTATTCAAAGATATGTTTAATCTTGAGAAAGAAGGCTAA
- the tnpA gene encoding IS200/IS605 family transposase codes for MNDVKSLSHSKWRCKYHIVFAPKYRRQIIYGRIKADVGKILRDLCKRKNVEIIEAECCPDHIHMLVTIPPHLSVSSFMGYLKSKSSLMIFDKHANLKYKYGNRHFWCRGYYVDTVGRYEGAIKEYIRNQQQEDIAQDTLNFKEYTDPFTGEPVK; via the coding sequence ATGAATGACGTAAAAAGCTTATCACATAGTAAATGGAGATGTAAATATCATATTGTTTTTGCTCCAAAGTATAGAAGACAAATAATTTACGGTCGGATAAAAGCTGATGTAGGTAAAATCTTACGAGATTTATGTAAGAGAAAAAATGTAGAGATAATAGAAGCGGAATGCTGTCCGGATCATATTCATATGCTAGTAACGATACCACCACATTTAAGCGTATCGAGTTTTATGGGATATTTAAAAAGTAAAAGTAGCCTCATGATATTCGATAAACACGCAAATTTAAAATATAAGTATGGAAATAGACATTTCTGGTGTAGAGGATATTATGTGGATACGGTAGGACGATATGAAGGAGCGATAAAAGAGTATATTCGCAATCAACAACAAGAGGATATAGCGCAAGATACATTAAACTTTAAAGAATATACCGACCCGTTTACGGGTGAGCCAGTAAAATAG
- the hemC gene encoding hydroxymethylbilane synthase, whose amino-acid sequence MRDHIRIGTRKSALALWQAEHISAELQRLYPNITVELVHFNTKGDRILEKPLAQVGGKGLFTAELEEAMHKGDIDIAVHSLKDMPTELPEGLTLGAISAREVPYDALVSPVYKTLDKLPEGARVGTSSLRRQAQLLHVRPDLKVEVIRGNVQTRLSKIETEKLDGVILAQAGLKRLGLDDQITQVFKADEMIPAVGQGALAIECRADDTEMLEMLAPINDEATRYAVEGERSFLRQLNGGCQVPMGVHGTINKGQLTLKAMIASLDGKTVYEGEISGPAKKAEILGKNLAKALYEEGGKHIVDALIEEGIIK is encoded by the coding sequence ATGAGAGACCATATTCGAATCGGCACGCGAAAAAGTGCCCTTGCCCTATGGCAGGCTGAACATATTAGTGCAGAGTTACAACGTCTGTACCCAAACATTACGGTCGAGCTAGTTCACTTTAATACAAAAGGGGACCGTATCTTGGAAAAACCACTGGCTCAAGTTGGTGGTAAAGGTTTGTTTACCGCTGAATTAGAAGAAGCTATGCACAAAGGCGACATTGATATCGCCGTACATAGCTTGAAAGATATGCCTACAGAGTTGCCAGAAGGTCTTACTTTAGGCGCTATTTCCGCCCGTGAAGTGCCTTACGATGCGCTTGTGAGCCCCGTGTATAAAACATTAGATAAATTGCCTGAAGGTGCTCGCGTCGGTACAAGTAGCTTGCGTCGCCAAGCGCAATTATTACATGTCCGTCCTGACCTTAAGGTCGAAGTTATCCGCGGTAATGTACAAACTCGGTTGAGCAAGATTGAAACAGAAAAACTAGATGGCGTTATCTTGGCACAAGCCGGTCTTAAACGGTTGGGCTTAGATGATCAAATTACCCAAGTATTTAAAGCGGATGAAATGATTCCTGCTGTTGGTCAAGGGGCACTTGCTATCGAGTGTCGTGCTGACGATACGGAAATGCTTGAAATGCTGGCTCCCATTAACGACGAAGCTACACGCTATGCTGTTGAAGGAGAACGCAGCTTCTTGCGTCAGTTAAATGGTGGTTGCCAAGTGCCGATGGGGGTACATGGTACTATCAATAAAGGTCAATTGACCTTAAAGGCCATGATTGCGTCCCTCGATGGTAAAACTGTGTACGAAGGAGAAATTTCTGGCCCAGCAAAGAAAGCTGAAATTCTTGGTAAAAACCTTGCAAAAGCCTTATATGAAGAAGGGGGCAAACATATTGTGGATGCTCTCATAGAGGAAGGAATCATAAAATGA
- a CDS encoding helix-turn-helix domain-containing protein — translation MQFYKNLKRARVRMGKSQIEVAKAVGISNAALSNYETGYREPDLDTLCALSRYYGLTLDELLDVNGEQHEPIYDLSPVLKNKYIAYKGEVFELKDSQKRALLRELDNLFTKFEKSKVEDKSSKPKTYKHGNPHINRAGLANSAGSLAARRNIK, via the coding sequence ATGCAGTTTTATAAGAACTTAAAGCGTGCTCGCGTGCGCATGGGCAAAAGCCAAATCGAAGTAGCAAAGGCCGTAGGTATCAGTAATGCGGCGCTTTCAAATTACGAAACAGGGTATCGCGAACCAGATTTAGATACACTCTGTGCCCTGTCTCGCTATTATGGATTGACCTTGGATGAGCTGTTAGATGTAAATGGAGAACAACACGAGCCCATCTATGATCTCAGTCCGGTACTCAAAAATAAATACATCGCCTATAAAGGTGAAGTATTTGAGTTGAAAGACTCACAAAAACGTGCACTCTTGCGCGAGCTAGACAATCTATTTACTAAATTTGAGAAATCAAAGGTAGAAGATAAAAGTAGTAAGCCGAAAACGTACAAACATGGGAACCCACATATCAATCGAGCGGGCCTAGCTAACAGCGCTGGTAGCTTAGCGGCACGACGAAATATAAAGTAG
- a CDS encoding RNA-binding protein, with the protein MADTSKLIRYFEASGSGEEARRMLDLAEQVVKGRPYRVADFTSPAGLVIADAIKANYPQLIVKTDGGYEGAERIRIAFVDSDFNGTVDMGIRALKVNWDPRFRLLTHRDVLGSLMGLGIDRSKFGDVIVQQGGAQILVDESVADFVIQNFTKIAMVSVSVEAIDLSDIAPKEEKIKEVRTTVASLRLDAVASSGFSVSRTKLVSAINAGLLQVNWQPAKGASQEVKEGDVISMRGRGRMKVEAITGTSRKGRIGVYLKRFM; encoded by the coding sequence TTGGCAGATACTAGTAAATTAATACGATATTTTGAAGCCAGTGGCAGTGGTGAGGAAGCTCGCCGCATGCTAGACTTGGCTGAGCAGGTTGTAAAAGGTCGCCCGTACCGCGTGGCGGACTTTACGAGCCCTGCAGGCCTTGTCATTGCAGACGCAATCAAGGCTAACTACCCACAGCTTATCGTTAAGACAGACGGTGGCTATGAAGGGGCGGAACGTATCCGCATCGCCTTTGTAGATAGCGACTTTAATGGTACTGTGGATATGGGTATTCGCGCCCTTAAGGTAAATTGGGACCCACGGTTCCGATTGCTTACCCATCGCGATGTGCTGGGTTCCTTGATGGGCCTTGGAATCGATCGCTCCAAATTTGGTGACGTTATCGTTCAACAAGGGGGCGCTCAAATTTTGGTAGATGAAAGCGTAGCAGACTTTGTGATTCAAAACTTCACAAAAATTGCTATGGTTTCTGTATCTGTAGAGGCTATTGACCTATCAGATATTGCACCAAAAGAAGAAAAAATTAAAGAAGTCCGCACTACAGTTGCTTCTTTGCGCTTAGATGCGGTGGCAAGTTCTGGTTTTAGCGTGTCTCGTACTAAATTGGTAAGTGCTATAAATGCAGGATTATTGCAAGTAAACTGGCAACCAGCTAAGGGTGCATCCCAAGAAGTTAAAGAAGGGGATGTAATCTCTATGCGTGGTCGTGGCCGAATGAAGGTAGAAGCCATTACAGGTACATCTCGTAAGGGGCGTATCGGCGTATATCTGAAACGATTCATGTAG
- a CDS encoding precorrin-2 dehydrogenase/sirohydrochlorin ferrochelatase family protein, giving the protein MVSITFQPTTEDTILFVGGGKVAERRMQLFIDEPCNIVVIAPTVTDRICQWAKDNRITWYDRAFTMDDEHHIITSSLFFICTDNSELNDTLYDMGKKHRVWTNRSDDPRACRFTVPSSLELGDLHIAISANNVGPRINRLVKQDMMNRYGQLQKAMPRLKIFREEVKLLLPTPEARQKFWRNHLTVETFEAILKGEWMTIEEKLDHEISGIRSKS; this is encoded by the coding sequence ATGGTATCCATAACATTTCAACCTACAACTGAAGATACAATCCTATTCGTTGGCGGCGGGAAGGTCGCAGAGCGACGAATGCAGCTCTTTATTGATGAGCCATGCAACATTGTGGTGATTGCTCCCACTGTAACAGATAGGATTTGCCAATGGGCAAAGGATAATCGTATCACGTGGTACGACCGTGCTTTCACAATGGATGATGAACACCACATTATAACGAGCAGTTTGTTCTTTATCTGTACAGATAATAGCGAATTAAACGATACGTTATATGATATGGGGAAAAAACACCGCGTTTGGACTAATCGAAGTGATGACCCTAGAGCGTGCAGATTTACTGTGCCTTCGTCCCTTGAATTAGGCGATCTTCATATCGCTATTAGCGCTAATAATGTAGGGCCTCGTATCAATCGCCTCGTAAAACAAGATATGATGAATCGTTATGGTCAGTTGCAAAAGGCTATGCCTAGACTTAAAATATTTAGAGAAGAAGTAAAGTTACTACTTCCTACTCCAGAGGCTCGACAGAAATTTTGGCGAAACCATCTGACTGTAGAAACATTTGAAGCCATTCTCAAGGGAGAGTGGATGACTATAGAGGAGAAACTTGACCATGAAATTAGTGGTATTAGGTCTAAATCATAG
- a CDS encoding M48 family metallopeptidase, whose amino-acid sequence MFYDKIKGMNTSTTRSITYNGDRIEYELTIKRVKNMNMRITKDGVIHVSANAYVPDYRVDKFVIENMPFIERARYKIDALNAKRVDALQYVNGESLSILGIPVTLRLVEQDGKPHIGFDGKAILTMVVPRGTTYEAKHKLMQSYWRNLGEKVFVHWAKVVYQRYHKQGIDVPMPTIKQQRMKSRWGSCTPAKQLIKMNTRLLEGPQVYIEYVMVHEFAHFKYLDHSKNFHNLVAQFLPDWKARKKSLNVYFAHRP is encoded by the coding sequence GTGTTTTATGATAAAATAAAAGGTATGAATACTTCAACAACTAGGTCTATTACCTATAATGGCGACAGAATTGAATATGAGTTAACCATCAAGCGTGTGAAGAACATGAACATGCGTATTACAAAGGATGGTGTGATCCATGTGTCGGCGAATGCCTATGTGCCGGATTATAGGGTGGACAAGTTTGTTATCGAAAATATGCCCTTCATTGAGCGGGCTCGTTACAAGATTGATGCATTGAATGCCAAGCGCGTCGATGCGTTGCAGTATGTGAATGGTGAAAGCTTATCTATCCTCGGCATTCCCGTTACGTTGCGCCTAGTTGAGCAGGACGGAAAGCCTCATATTGGCTTCGATGGGAAGGCTATTCTTACCATGGTAGTGCCTCGTGGTACAACCTATGAAGCGAAGCATAAATTAATGCAAAGTTATTGGCGTAATTTAGGGGAGAAGGTTTTTGTCCATTGGGCGAAGGTCGTGTATCAACGCTACCACAAGCAAGGTATCGATGTACCTATGCCAACTATAAAGCAGCAGCGTATGAAGAGCCGTTGGGGTTCTTGTACGCCAGCCAAGCAGCTTATCAAGATGAACACCCGTTTATTAGAGGGACCACAGGTGTATATTGAGTACGTCATGGTTCATGAGTTTGCTCATTTTAAATATTTAGACCATTCCAAGAACTTTCACAATCTAGTGGCACAGTTTTTGCCAGATTGGAAGGCTCGTAAGAAGTCATTGAACGTGTATTTTGCTCATCGCCCTTAA
- the hemL gene encoding glutamate-1-semialdehyde 2,1-aminomutase, whose protein sequence is MFQLGKSEKAFEEAKRYMPGGVNSPVRSYRSVGSNPPFISSASGSRIYDIDNNEYIDYVLSWGPMILGHANPEVIASLQEAIPRGTSYGAPTLLETELAKKVQAFMPSMEVIRLVNSGTEATMSALRVARGYTGRDRIVKFVGCYHGHSDALLVKAGSGLATFGVPDSPGVPQGVAENTITLPYNDSDAVRKLFDEIGDTIAAIIVEPVAGNMGCVPPEPGFLETLREVTKAHGALLIFDEVMCGFRASSGGAQKRYNIKPDLTCLGKIVGGGMPLAVFGGAREIMNQIAPAGPIYQAGTLSGNPIAVTSGLATLSILQRDPTIFKQVEDATIALCEGFERLAAQYNVPVVVQRVGSMFTIFFTDKPVKNFDDAAACNEEHFKMFFHHNLSHGIYYAPSPYESNFVSICHKSSEIERTLAVADEAFKKISDTLL, encoded by the coding sequence ATGTTCCAACTCGGTAAATCTGAAAAGGCCTTTGAAGAGGCTAAACGTTATATGCCAGGCGGCGTAAATAGTCCGGTTCGTTCCTACCGCAGTGTAGGTTCTAATCCTCCGTTTATCAGCAGTGCTAGCGGTAGCCGTATTTATGATATCGACAACAACGAATACATCGACTATGTGTTGAGCTGGGGTCCTATGATTTTGGGCCATGCGAACCCTGAGGTTATTGCAAGCCTACAAGAAGCAATTCCTCGCGGCACTAGCTATGGTGCGCCTACATTACTAGAAACAGAATTGGCGAAAAAGGTACAAGCCTTTATGCCATCTATGGAGGTTATTCGCCTCGTTAACTCTGGTACAGAGGCAACTATGAGTGCCTTGCGTGTAGCTCGTGGTTATACTGGTCGCGATCGTATCGTAAAATTCGTTGGTTGTTATCATGGTCATAGTGATGCGCTTTTGGTGAAAGCTGGCTCTGGTCTTGCTACCTTTGGCGTACCAGATAGCCCTGGTGTTCCTCAAGGCGTAGCAGAAAACACCATAACCTTACCGTACAATGACTCTGATGCGGTTCGCAAGTTATTCGACGAGATTGGTGATACTATTGCGGCTATCATCGTAGAACCTGTAGCGGGTAACATGGGCTGTGTGCCTCCTGAACCAGGATTCCTTGAAACCTTGCGCGAAGTAACTAAGGCTCACGGTGCATTGTTGATTTTTGACGAAGTTATGTGTGGCTTCCGTGCTAGCAGTGGCGGTGCTCAAAAACGTTACAATATTAAACCTGATCTTACATGTTTAGGTAAAATCGTTGGTGGTGGCATGCCACTTGCTGTATTTGGCGGTGCTCGTGAGATTATGAACCAAATTGCACCAGCTGGTCCTATTTATCAAGCTGGTACATTGAGCGGTAATCCAATTGCCGTTACCTCTGGTCTTGCAACACTTTCCATTTTGCAAAGAGACCCAACTATTTTCAAACAAGTAGAAGACGCAACCATAGCCCTTTGCGAAGGCTTTGAACGCTTGGCTGCTCAATACAATGTGCCTGTTGTAGTGCAACGGGTAGGCTCCATGTTCACCATCTTCTTCACTGATAAACCAGTTAAGAACTTTGATGATGCAGCAGCTTGTAACGAAGAACACTTTAAAATGTTCTTCCACCATAATTTGAGCCATGGTATCTACTATGCGCCAAGCCCTTATGAAAGTAACTTCGTATCTATCTGCCATAAGAGTAGTGAAATCGAACGCACATTAGCCGTTGCTGATGAAGCTTTCAAAAAAATCAGTGATACACTACTATAA
- a CDS encoding cell division protein SepF has translation MALGDYLDKAKNLFLGKNDDDYEYDDYDYEDEEEYEAEPTPVAPVAPVSGASEFHPRKVGGQSTMTQRPTAMKVVVIEPKVFEDSENITHQLRDMRPVLINFENTDPHEAARIVDFVSGATFALDGKLEKVGKDIFMCVPVNISIDYSDNESNKTEQNEYAWENK, from the coding sequence ATGGCATTGGGAGATTATTTAGACAAAGCAAAAAACTTATTCTTAGGCAAAAATGATGATGACTATGAATATGATGATTATGACTATGAAGATGAAGAGGAATATGAAGCGGAACCTACACCAGTAGCTCCAGTAGCTCCAGTATCCGGTGCATCTGAATTTCATCCACGCAAGGTAGGAGGCCAATCTACGATGACACAACGTCCAACAGCTATGAAAGTAGTTGTAATTGAACCAAAAGTATTTGAAGACTCTGAAAATATTACACATCAATTGCGCGACATGCGTCCTGTATTGATTAACTTTGAAAATACAGATCCTCATGAAGCAGCTCGTATTGTGGACTTCGTATCTGGTGCGACTTTTGCATTGGATGGTAAATTGGAAAAGGTGGGTAAGGACATTTTCATGTGCGTACCTGTAAATATTTCCATTGATTATTCTGATAATGAAAGTAACAAAACTGAGCAAAACGAATACGCTTGGGAAAACAAATAA
- the hemB gene encoding porphobilinogen synthase, giving the protein MYDLTYRPRRLRINPEMRDLVRETTLDVTDLIYPLFIVPGEGIKKEIDTLPGQYHLSVDEAVKMAQEVFDLGILGVEIFGIPTYKDEQGSSAWDMSQPVQQAIKAIRAAVPNLLVVADVCLCQYTTTGHCGMIDDHEILNDETLPLLCKVAVSQAEAGAHMVAPSDMMDGRVGAIREALDAAGYTNVSIMSYAAKYASAYYGPFRGAVNSAPKFGDRKSYQMDPANRLEAFREIELDIAEGADIIMIKPALSYLDIVRETRDRYELPVAVYNVSGEYAMVKSAAAAGLIDEERLVMETMLSMKRAGAKIIITYHALDIAKWLQQ; this is encoded by the coding sequence ATGTATGATTTAACATACCGTCCTCGCCGCTTGCGTATCAATCCAGAAATGCGTGATTTGGTACGGGAAACGACACTCGACGTAACTGATTTAATTTATCCATTATTTATCGTTCCTGGTGAAGGTATCAAAAAGGAAATCGATACGTTGCCAGGCCAATACCACTTATCCGTTGATGAAGCTGTAAAAATGGCTCAAGAGGTATTTGATCTTGGTATTCTTGGGGTAGAAATCTTCGGTATTCCTACATATAAGGACGAACAAGGTTCCTCTGCATGGGATATGTCCCAACCTGTACAACAAGCTATCAAAGCCATCCGTGCAGCTGTGCCAAACCTATTGGTGGTAGCTGATGTGTGCTTGTGCCAATACACAACAACAGGCCATTGTGGCATGATTGATGATCATGAAATCTTAAATGATGAAACATTGCCATTGCTTTGTAAAGTAGCGGTAAGCCAAGCAGAAGCAGGTGCCCATATGGTGGCGCCATCCGATATGATGGACGGCCGTGTAGGTGCTATCCGTGAAGCCCTTGATGCGGCAGGTTATACTAATGTATCTATTATGAGCTATGCTGCAAAATACGCATCCGCTTACTATGGTCCGTTCCGTGGTGCCGTTAACTCTGCACCTAAATTTGGGGACCGCAAATCCTATCAAATGGACCCAGCTAATCGGTTGGAAGCTTTCAGAGAAATCGAACTCGACATCGCTGAAGGTGCAGATATTATCATGATTAAACCAGCATTGTCCTACTTGGATATCGTTCGTGAAACACGTGACCGCTATGAATTACCTGTGGCGGTATACAATGTGTCTGGCGAATATGCAATGGTTAAATCTGCTGCGGCAGCTGGTCTCATCGACGAAGAACGCCTCGTTATGGAAACAATGCTTTCCATGAAGCGTGCTGGTGCTAAAATCATCATTACGTACCATGCCTTAGATATTGCTAAATGGTTACAACAATAA